The Abditibacteriaceae bacterium genome contains a region encoding:
- a CDS encoding sugar ABC transporter ATP-binding protein, translating into MFRTVAENIFLNREPCKFGFIDWGRMNRETDRLLKRLGLNIDPKATLGSLNIAMRQMVAIARGVSLGAKVLVLDEPTSSLTEKEVGILYEVIRRLKAEGTSIVYISHRFDELYAVCDRVTVLRDGKFVATRNLKGLERIDLVCLMLGKQREDLEKKGATAFDEHETVDDNASPLLATENLTRGRRMQNVSLDVRRGEILGMAGLLGSGRTEVARAIFGADRTETGRVVLDGKEINARKPNDAICAGIAFLSEDRKAEGIIPDLSVRENLTLAALPALTSAGVVSRKKQNEIVERFMRRLGIKAASAEQKIRELSGGNQQKVLLARWLCCNPKFLLLDEPTRGIDIGAKGEIQALINELAKEGLGVLMISSELEELVEGSDRVVVMRDGKLSAELRGAQISQDSIINAMAEVGQSLEP; encoded by the coding sequence TCGGTTTAAACATTGATCCGAAAGCGACTTTGGGCAGCCTTAATATTGCGATGCGGCAAATGGTGGCGATTGCGCGCGGCGTCAGCCTCGGCGCCAAAGTTTTGGTTCTCGATGAGCCGACCAGCAGTCTGACCGAAAAAGAAGTCGGAATCTTGTACGAAGTGATTCGGCGTTTGAAAGCTGAAGGCACATCGATTGTTTATATATCGCACCGTTTCGACGAGCTTTACGCTGTTTGCGACCGGGTGACGGTTTTACGCGACGGCAAATTCGTGGCGACGCGCAATTTAAAAGGGTTGGAGCGAATTGATTTGGTTTGTTTGATGCTCGGCAAGCAGCGTGAGGATTTGGAGAAAAAAGGCGCGACCGCATTTGACGAACACGAAACTGTTGACGACAACGCATCGCCCCTACTGGCGACAGAAAATCTAACGCGCGGGCGGCGAATGCAAAACGTGTCGCTCGACGTTCGGCGCGGCGAAATTCTGGGTATGGCGGGTTTGCTCGGTTCCGGGCGGACCGAGGTTGCGCGGGCGATTTTCGGTGCCGACCGGACAGAAACCGGGCGCGTTGTCTTGGACGGCAAAGAAATCAACGCGCGCAAACCAAACGATGCAATCTGCGCCGGAATCGCATTTTTGTCCGAAGACCGCAAAGCCGAAGGAATTATTCCCGATTTGTCGGTGCGCGAAAATCTAACACTCGCCGCGTTGCCAGCCCTTACCAGTGCCGGAGTTGTCTCGCGCAAAAAGCAAAACGAAATAGTCGAACGATTCATGCGGCGCTTAGGCATCAAAGCCGCTTCAGCGGAGCAAAAAATCCGCGAACTATCCGGCGGTAACCAGCAAAAAGTTTTGCTCGCGCGCTGGCTGTGCTGCAATCCAAAGTTTTTGTTGCTTGATGAACCAACGCGCGGCATTGACATCGGCGCCAAAGGCGAGATTCAAGCGCTTATCAATGAATTGGCAAAAGAAGGTTTGGGCGTTTTAATGATTTCGTCCGAACTCGAAGAACTCGTCGAAGGCAGCGACCGCGTGGTCGTAATGCGCGATGGCAAACTAAGCGCCGAACTGCGCGGTGCACAAATCTCACAAGACTCGATTATCAACGCGATGGCAGAGGTAGGCCAAAGTCTTGAACCTTGA